The sequence GATCCGCGCGCAGGCGGCGTCGAGCTTGGCGAATGCCGCGTCGATTTCGGCGTCGCCAATGGTCAGCGGCGGCAGCAGGCGCACGACATTGTCCGCCGCCGAGGGGGCGAGCATGCCCTCAGTCCGCATGGCGGCGATGAGATCGGTGTTGGGCACCACGGTGCGCAGGCCGAGCAGCAGGCCCTCGCCGCGCACTTCCGCGATCACCGCGGGGTGGCGGTCCTTCAGCTCGGCGAGGCGCTGGCGCAGCCGGGCCGAGGTGGCGAGCACCTGCTCGAAGAAACCCTCTTCCAGCACCACGTCCAGCACCGCATTGGCGACGCTCATCGCCAGCGGGTTGCCGCCATAGGTCGAGCCATGGGTGCCGGCGGTCATGCCTTTGGCGGCGTTCTCGGTGGCGAGGCAGGCGCCGACGGGGAAGCCGCCGCCAATGCCCTTGGCGACCGCCATGATATCCGGCGTGATGCCGGCCCATTCATGGGCGAAGAACTTGCCGGTGCGCCCGACGCCGCACTGCACCTCGTCGAGGATGAGCAGCAGCCCATGCGCGTCGCACAGCGCCCGCAATTCGCGCAGGAAGGCCCAGGGCGCGGTGCGCACGCCGCCTTCGCCCTGCACCGGCTCGATGAGGATGGCACCGGTTTCCGGGCCGATCGCCGCCTTCACCGCGTCGAGATCGCCGAACGGCACCTGGTCGAATCCGGGCATGGCCGGGCCGAAGCCTTCGAGATATTTCGCGTTGCCGCCGGCGGCGATGGTCGCCAGCGTGCGGCCGTGGAAGGCGCCCTCGAAGGTGATGATGCGGGCGCGCTCGGGCTGGCCGCTGGCGGAATGGTATTTGCGCGCCATCTTGATCGCGCATTCCAGCGCCTCGGCGCCCGAGTTCGTAAAGAACATGGTGTCGGCGAAGGTCGCCGCGGTGAGGCGCGCGGCGAGGCGCTCGCCGCCTTCGATGCGGAACAGGTTGGAGAGGTGCCAGAGCTTGCCGGCCTGCGCGGTGAGCGCGGCGACGAGATGGGGATGGGCGTGGCCGAGCACGTTCACCGCGATGCCGGCGGTGAAGTCGAGATATCGCTCGCCGTCCTTGGTGAACAGCCAGGCGCCCTCGCCCCGCTCGAAAACGAGGTCGACACGGTTATAGGTCGGCAGGATGGGGGTGATCACCTCGCCCCTCCCTCTCTCAACATGCAGCGCGCCCGCAGGGTCAACGCCCGCCCAAAACGAAACGTGCCGCCCTTGCGGGGGCGGCACCCGATGGCGGCAATTCTAGCGAATGGCGACGTGCGGTCAATATTCGCCGGCCCGGCGCGCGCGAATTGCCGCCGGGCCGCGCGCCTCGGCGTCGCTATTCCTGCTCGGCCTCGAAGATCCACAGTTCCAGCGTCGGCTGCGGACGCCCGGCATGGTCGGTCATGTCGAGAAAGGCCGGGATGCGGCGCTTCTGCTCCACGCTCAGCGTCGCGACCAGCGGCTTCAGCGCGGCGATGACTGAATTGAGGTCGGCGGCGCGCGCCGCCTCCGCGCCGGCAAGCCGCTCCAGCACGTCGAGGAAGTCCTGAGCCGGCTCCGCTTCCGCGCGGTCCGCCGCGCGCCCGGCGGCGTTCTTCGCCGCCTGGCGGATCGCCTCCTCCACCGGCAGCCAGAGCTTTTCCTGCTCAGGGGTAAGGCGGATCACGGTCTTCAGCGCCACCAGCCGGGCGTCGAGCGTGGCCTGCGCGTCCTCCGCGCTGTAGAGGTCGACCAACGGCTGTGCCGCCTCGGCCGGGGGCGGCGGGGCGGCGGGCGCCGGGCTCTGCGCCTGCGCAGTGGCGCCAAGAGCAAGCACGGTGGCGAGGGTCGCCAGTCTGAGGAAAGAGGTCATCATCTGTCTCCGTGCGCGCGAGGGCTTCAGGGCTTCCAGCCGCCGCCGGGCAGCGGGCCGTGATAGGGCGTGTCGCGGCAATGACCCCAGGGCCCGCGCCAGAAGCCGGGCGGGCAGCCATTGCCGTAATAGACCGGCGCGCCGGGCGGGCCGGCATAGCCGCCCCCGGGCAGCGGGCCATAATAGGGCGTGTCACGGCATCCGCCCCACGGCCCGCGCCAGGCGCCGGGGCCACAGCCCTGCGCGACGGGGGTAATGTGCGGGCCTACTTTTGCCGCAAGCGCGAGCGGCGCCTGCGGCGCGGCGGGGGCGGCCATGGCGGGTGTGGCGAGGGCACCGAATAGGGCACCGAGGAGGGCAAGGCAGGGGAAGGCGCGGGCAAGCCGTTTCATCGGCATCTCCACTGCGGGTGGGACGCGCCCCTACCCTTCCGCCGCAGCGAAACGGAACGGCCGCGCATTCCGTCCAAACCGGCAGAAACCGGTTGAGTTCCCACGCTCATGCATGACTGATCTGCACCGGAATGACAGCCATCGGCCCGGCGCCCGCTTGGCCGGCGCGGCCAAGTGCTTGATCCGACTCCGCTTCGCCCGCGAGTGTTGCAGTGCGGACTCTAGCTGGGGAAAACGATCGTTTCGGCTCTGAACCTACTCGCTCCGAGTCCGCGCATATTGTAGCCTCCCCCCAGTGAGATACGACATCTCGTGCGGCGGCAATTCCCTGTTGCGTTTGCGGGCGTTGGGTTCGGCAGGTTCGACCTGCCGGAGCGTTGAGGGATTCCGCTTCCCGGTCAGCACGAAGGAGGCCAAGCGATGAACTGGACCGACGAACGCGTCGAGCTGCTCAAGAAACTCTGGTCGGAAGGCCTCTCGGCGAGCCAGATCGCGGCC comes from Ancylobacter polymorphus and encodes:
- a CDS encoding Spy/CpxP family protein refolding chaperone, which produces MTSFLRLATLATVLALGATAQAQSPAPAAPPPPAEAAQPLVDLYSAEDAQATLDARLVALKTVIRLTPEQEKLWLPVEEAIRQAAKNAAGRAADRAEAEPAQDFLDVLERLAGAEAARAADLNSVIAALKPLVATLSVEQKRRIPAFLDMTDHAGRPQPTLELWIFEAEQE
- a CDS encoding GCG_CRPN prefix-to-repeats domain-containing protein, whose amino-acid sequence is MKRLARAFPCLALLGALFGALATPAMAAPAAPQAPLALAAKVGPHITPVAQGCGPGAWRGPWGGCRDTPYYGPLPGGGYAGPPGAPVYYGNGCPPGFWRGPWGHCRDTPYHGPLPGGGWKP
- a CDS encoding aspartate aminotransferase family protein; its protein translation is MITPILPTYNRVDLVFERGEGAWLFTKDGERYLDFTAGIAVNVLGHAHPHLVAALTAQAGKLWHLSNLFRIEGGERLAARLTAATFADTMFFTNSGAEALECAIKMARKYHSASGQPERARIITFEGAFHGRTLATIAAGGNAKYLEGFGPAMPGFDQVPFGDLDAVKAAIGPETGAILIEPVQGEGGVRTAPWAFLRELRALCDAHGLLLILDEVQCGVGRTGKFFAHEWAGITPDIMAVAKGIGGGFPVGACLATENAAKGMTAGTHGSTYGGNPLAMSVANAVLDVVLEEGFFEQVLATSARLRQRLAELKDRHPAVIAEVRGEGLLLGLRTVVPNTDLIAAMRTEGMLAPSAADNVVRLLPPLTIGDAEIDAAFAKLDAACARIEATLKADAAKGAAA